One Microbacterium esteraromaticum genomic window carries:
- a CDS encoding MetQ/NlpA family ABC transporter substrate-binding protein has product MAVAHQGAGSHPEKDGLITELDDRFALNLVVQQKDESSAATEALTKAFTSDAVREVIEGNGTIETAW; this is encoded by the coding sequence GTGGCCGTCGCACATCAAGGCGCTGGGTCTCACCCCGAGAAGGACGGCCTGATCACGGAGCTCGACGACCGGTTCGCCCTGAACCTCGTCGTGCAGCAGAAGGACGAGAGCTCCGCGGCTACCGAGGCGCTCACGAAGGCCTTCACGAGCGACGCGGTCCGCGAGGTCATCGAGGGCAACGGCACCATCGAGACCGCCTGGTGA
- a CDS encoding MFS transporter: MSIDHQTTSTVIRSARDVHALLAEKGSQGTKTKAIIVLALGGIFMDAYDFSSLAFGITAVKEEFGLDPLMTGVVNAAIMVGSVVGAIFGGMLVDRFGRYKLFMADMAFFVVAAIGCALAPNEWVLIFFRFVMGVGVGLDLPVAMAFLAEFSKLRGSGSRSQRVNAWSPAWYIATGFGYLLVLAVFLLLPVAQHGILWRVVVGFGAVPAIVVLLVRRKYMAESPQWLADQGDLRGAVDVMRSHHGLDVELAPDAESARTTVKARTGHWRQYGELFAPRYRLRTIAALCVSVFSTFGYNAVAYGTPLIIAMLFQQGPLVTILSALVINLGFGAAGGLLGVGLINRVGARRMTIIGFAIQAASLLVLAIVGIPTGALVTISIAMLAAFVFAQAGGPGANLMSYATLSYPTRLRGVGVGFNEAIKRVFSIVSLVFFPVLAASLSTGVFWIVALAPLAGLVSLLLISWDPTGKDVDAEDQLG, translated from the coding sequence ATGAGCATCGACCACCAGACCACCTCGACGGTCATCCGCAGCGCTCGCGACGTGCACGCTCTGCTCGCCGAGAAGGGGTCTCAGGGCACCAAGACCAAGGCGATCATCGTCCTCGCCCTTGGCGGCATCTTCATGGATGCCTACGACTTCTCATCCCTGGCGTTCGGCATCACCGCTGTCAAGGAGGAGTTCGGCCTCGATCCGCTGATGACCGGCGTCGTGAACGCGGCGATCATGGTCGGCTCGGTGGTCGGGGCGATCTTCGGCGGCATGCTCGTCGACCGCTTCGGTCGGTACAAGCTGTTCATGGCGGACATGGCGTTCTTCGTCGTCGCCGCCATCGGGTGCGCGCTCGCTCCGAACGAATGGGTGCTCATCTTCTTCCGCTTCGTGATGGGCGTCGGCGTGGGTCTCGACCTGCCCGTGGCGATGGCCTTCCTCGCGGAGTTCTCGAAGCTGCGCGGCTCGGGCAGCCGCTCTCAGCGTGTGAACGCGTGGTCGCCGGCCTGGTACATCGCGACGGGGTTCGGCTATCTGCTCGTGCTGGCGGTGTTCCTGCTGCTGCCGGTCGCGCAGCACGGCATCCTGTGGCGGGTCGTCGTCGGCTTCGGGGCGGTGCCGGCGATCGTCGTGCTGCTGGTGCGCCGCAAGTACATGGCCGAGTCGCCGCAGTGGCTCGCAGATCAGGGCGACCTGCGTGGTGCCGTCGATGTGATGCGCTCGCACCACGGCCTGGACGTCGAGCTGGCGCCGGATGCCGAGAGCGCCCGCACCACGGTCAAGGCACGCACCGGCCACTGGCGTCAGTACGGCGAGCTGTTCGCCCCGCGCTACCGGCTGCGCACGATCGCAGCGCTGTGCGTCTCGGTGTTCTCGACCTTCGGGTACAACGCGGTGGCATACGGGACCCCTCTCATCATCGCGATGCTGTTCCAGCAGGGGCCGCTCGTCACGATCCTGTCGGCGCTCGTGATCAACCTCGGCTTCGGAGCGGCGGGCGGCCTGCTGGGTGTGGGGCTGATCAACCGGGTCGGTGCGCGTCGGATGACCATCATCGGCTTCGCGATCCAGGCGGCATCGCTTCTCGTGCTCGCCATCGTGGGCATCCCCACCGGGGCGCTGGTGACGATCTCGATCGCCATGCTCGCGGCCTTCGTGTTCGCGCAGGCCGGGGGTCCGGGGGCGAACCTCATGAGCTACGCCACCCTGTCGTATCCCACGCGACTGCGCGGAGTCGGTGTCGGCTTCAACGAGGCGATCAAGCGCGTGTTCTCGATCGTCTCGCTGGTGTTCTTCCCCGTGCTCGCCGCCTCGCTGTCGACCGGGGTGTTCTGGATCGTCGCGCTCGCCCCTCTCGCCGGCCTCGTCTCGCTTCTGCTCATCAGCTGGGATCCGACCGGCAAGGATGTCGACGCCGAGGACCAGCTCGGCTGA
- a CDS encoding acyl-CoA dehydrogenase, producing MVDAAIRPTTDAAAEQVVAAAIDVERVNELLMGTWADTRREARAMVKDPAFWRDDSLAKDEHRERVLSQLHLLVENRAVHRAFPKRFGGEENNGANIAGFEELVVADPSLQIKSGVQWGLFGSAILQLGTEQHHEKWLPGVMDLSIPGAFAMTEIGHGSDVAAVGTTATYDPETEEFVINTPFRAATKEYLGNAALHGIAATVFAQLITNGVNHGVHCFYVPLRDERGDDLPGIGREDDGLKGGLNGIDNGRLSFDHVRVPRTNLLNRYGDVAPDGTYTSEIESPGRRFFTMLGTLVQGRVSLDGASSWASALGLHIAITYATQRRQFDGANGEETVLLDYGKHQRRLLPRLATTYAQIFAHDEFLQKFDGVFSGRTDTPEDREDLETLAAALKPLSTWHALDTLQEAREACGGAGFMFENRLVGLRQDLDIYVTFEGDNNILLQLVGKRLLTDFAGQFKGKDAAALAKYAVGQTAGKVFHGAGLRALGQAVADFGSTARSVELGLREEQQHELLTERVQQMVADIAGRLRAAGKDKVLGEKLFNENQAELIEAARAHGELLQWEAFTDAIRRIDDDDTLQVLTWLRDLFGLSLIEKHLAWHMINGRLSMQRAAAVSSYIDRLCARLRPHALELVQAFGYEPEHVRAPIASGIEQQRQDEARAYYAALEASGQAPVSEKVLKQKKR from the coding sequence ATGGTCGACGCCGCCATCCGCCCCACCACCGACGCCGCCGCCGAGCAGGTCGTGGCCGCCGCGATCGACGTCGAGCGCGTGAACGAGCTGCTCATGGGAACCTGGGCCGACACCAGGCGCGAGGCCCGCGCGATGGTCAAGGACCCCGCGTTCTGGCGCGACGACAGCCTCGCGAAGGACGAGCACCGCGAGCGCGTGCTCTCGCAGCTGCACCTGCTGGTCGAGAACCGCGCCGTGCATCGGGCGTTCCCGAAGAGGTTCGGCGGCGAGGAGAACAACGGCGCCAACATCGCCGGATTCGAAGAGCTGGTCGTCGCCGACCCGAGCCTGCAGATCAAGTCAGGCGTGCAGTGGGGCCTCTTCGGGTCGGCGATCCTGCAGCTCGGAACCGAGCAGCACCACGAGAAGTGGCTGCCCGGTGTCATGGACCTCTCGATCCCCGGCGCCTTCGCGATGACGGAGATCGGTCACGGCTCCGATGTGGCCGCGGTCGGCACCACGGCCACGTACGACCCCGAGACCGAGGAGTTCGTGATCAACACGCCGTTCCGTGCGGCGACCAAGGAGTACCTCGGCAACGCCGCCCTGCACGGCATCGCGGCGACGGTGTTCGCCCAGCTGATCACCAACGGGGTCAACCACGGCGTGCACTGCTTCTACGTGCCGCTGCGTGATGAGCGCGGCGACGACCTGCCCGGCATCGGCCGCGAGGACGACGGGCTCAAGGGCGGCCTGAACGGCATCGACAACGGCCGCCTCAGCTTCGATCACGTTCGCGTGCCGCGCACCAACCTGCTCAACCGCTACGGCGACGTCGCCCCCGACGGCACGTACACCAGCGAGATCGAGAGCCCCGGCCGCCGCTTCTTCACGATGCTCGGCACCCTGGTGCAGGGCCGCGTCTCGCTCGACGGCGCCTCGTCCTGGGCATCCGCTCTCGGCCTGCACATCGCGATCACCTACGCGACCCAGCGTCGTCAGTTCGACGGCGCGAACGGCGAGGAGACCGTGCTGCTCGACTACGGCAAGCACCAGCGCCGTCTGCTGCCGCGCCTGGCCACCACCTACGCGCAGATCTTCGCGCACGACGAGTTCCTGCAGAAGTTCGACGGCGTCTTCTCTGGCCGCACCGACACCCCGGAGGACCGGGAAGACCTCGAGACCCTCGCCGCCGCGCTCAAGCCGCTCTCGACGTGGCATGCGCTCGACACGCTGCAGGAGGCCCGCGAGGCATGCGGAGGTGCAGGCTTCATGTTCGAGAACCGTCTCGTCGGCCTGCGTCAGGACCTCGACATCTACGTCACCTTCGAGGGCGACAACAACATCCTGCTGCAGCTGGTCGGCAAGCGACTGCTCACCGACTTCGCCGGTCAGTTCAAGGGCAAGGACGCCGCGGCGCTCGCCAAGTACGCCGTGGGGCAGACGGCGGGCAAGGTGTTCCACGGCGCGGGACTGCGGGCCCTCGGCCAGGCCGTCGCCGACTTCGGCTCGACGGCCCGATCGGTCGAGCTCGGTCTGCGCGAGGAGCAGCAGCACGAGCTGCTCACCGAGCGCGTGCAGCAGATGGTCGCCGACATCGCCGGCCGGCTCCGCGCCGCCGGCAAGGACAAGGTGCTCGGCGAGAAGCTGTTCAACGAGAACCAGGCCGAGCTGATCGAGGCCGCCCGTGCGCACGGCGAGCTGCTGCAGTGGGAGGCCTTCACCGATGCGATCCGCCGGATCGACGACGACGACACCCTGCAGGTGCTCACCTGGCTTCGAGACCTGTTCGGCCTGTCGCTCATCGAGAAGCACCTCGCATGGCACATGATCAACGGCCGCCTGTCGATGCAGCGGGCGGCGGCGGTCTCGAGCTACATCGATCGCCTCTGCGCGCGCCTGCGGCCGCACGCCCTCGAGCTCGTGCAGGCGTTTGGCTACGAGCCGGAGCACGTGCGCGCGCCCATCGCGAGCGGCATCGAGCAGCAGCGTCAGGACGAGGCCAGGGCCTACTACGCCGCGCTCGAGGCATCCGGTCAGGCGCCCGTCTCGGAGAAGGTGCTGAAGCAGAAGAAGCGCTGA
- a CDS encoding DNA-3-methyladenine glycosylase I, protein MASLLTAADGRARCAWVGDDVEYRRYHDEEWGRPLHGDRALFEKMALEGFQAGLSWITILRKRPRFREVFAGFDPALVAAFGPDDVERLMADAGIIRNRAKIEATISNAALVRDMEEGELDALMWGHAPRASRPRPRDFADVPAVTVESTALSKALRKRGFRFVGPTTMYALMQSAGMVDDHVEGCWRS, encoded by the coding sequence ATGGCATCCCTCCTCACCGCGGCCGACGGCCGCGCACGCTGCGCCTGGGTCGGCGACGACGTCGAGTACCGCCGCTATCACGACGAGGAGTGGGGTCGCCCGCTGCACGGTGACCGCGCGCTGTTCGAGAAGATGGCGCTCGAGGGGTTCCAGGCGGGGCTCAGCTGGATCACGATCCTTCGCAAGCGCCCCCGCTTCCGCGAGGTGTTCGCGGGGTTCGACCCCGCCCTGGTCGCCGCGTTCGGGCCCGACGACGTCGAGCGGCTGATGGCGGATGCGGGGATCATCCGCAACCGCGCCAAGATCGAGGCCACGATCTCGAACGCGGCACTCGTGCGCGACATGGAGGAGGGCGAGCTGGATGCCCTGATGTGGGGCCACGCGCCACGGGCATCCCGACCCCGCCCACGCGACTTCGCCGATGTGCCTGCGGTGACCGTCGAGTCCACAGCCCTCAGCAAGGCGCTGCGCAAGAGAGGGTTCCGCTTCGTCGGCCCGACCACGATGTACGCGCTGATGCAGTCGGCCGGGATGGTCGACGATCACGTCGAGGGCTGCTGGCGTTCCTGA